A single Sutterella megalosphaeroides DNA region contains:
- a CDS encoding FAD-dependent oxidoreductase, giving the protein MSLLSRRLPRRDALFGGLFGGFFFSLAPLFPRALSAAEPVPVVPDGRRDVVVVGSGVAGLCAAIAAREAGAERVTVLEKGPLLGGHSLYSSGSIAVVFPEGVGEFSDSPELFLEDAMRVGSEAGNPEVLLRIAEGSYEALRWLEGMGVVFGRPFVAHNGIRSRSVVMPGNSAGRSYILAIARRAARLGVEIRLNATVTKLRRPYYSGGAWDVLGRSRSGSDFQLSSGAVVLATGGFTANVARRLEINPLLTADVMTTANPYGTVWDGASGDGLDLAEAAGGKILTGFGLQMLPFWGGRLLDYAGGDIYVDLSGRRFVDEAQTWNRVAEHILRLPERKFWVITDSRSYKGATLGLKLINGIVRKAGSVREMASAMRVSAAVLDETLTAYNRAAREGFDPQTGKRVFTQTIETPPFYFGEEHIYVHTTLDGIASDVNANVLDRSGAPVEGLYAAGEVAGGIFGTDRLGGAGLTNCLVMGRRAGAEAARLAKREKTA; this is encoded by the coding sequence ATGAGTCTCCTCTCCCGACGTCTCCCCCGCCGCGACGCGCTCTTCGGAGGGCTTTTCGGCGGATTCTTCTTTTCGCTCGCGCCGCTTTTCCCCCGCGCGCTTTCGGCGGCGGAGCCCGTACCCGTCGTACCCGACGGGCGGCGGGACGTCGTTGTGGTCGGAAGCGGCGTTGCGGGGCTCTGTGCAGCCATCGCCGCGCGGGAGGCCGGTGCCGAACGCGTCACGGTCCTTGAAAAGGGGCCGCTTCTCGGCGGGCACAGCCTCTATTCGAGCGGTTCGATTGCGGTTGTCTTTCCCGAAGGCGTGGGGGAGTTTTCCGACAGTCCCGAACTCTTTCTCGAAGACGCGATGCGCGTGGGGTCGGAGGCGGGGAACCCCGAGGTGCTCCTGCGGATCGCCGAAGGTTCGTACGAGGCCCTTCGGTGGTTGGAAGGGATGGGCGTCGTTTTCGGTCGGCCCTTCGTCGCGCACAACGGGATTCGGTCGCGATCGGTTGTCATGCCGGGCAATTCGGCGGGAAGAAGTTACATTCTCGCTATCGCGCGACGTGCCGCACGGCTCGGCGTCGAGATTCGGCTGAACGCGACCGTGACGAAGCTTCGTCGCCCCTACTATTCGGGCGGCGCCTGGGACGTCCTCGGGCGCTCCCGGTCGGGAAGCGACTTTCAGCTTTCCAGCGGTGCGGTGGTGCTCGCCACGGGCGGCTTTACGGCGAACGTGGCAAGGCGCCTCGAGATCAATCCGCTCCTCACGGCCGACGTCATGACAACCGCCAACCCGTACGGGACGGTCTGGGACGGCGCTTCGGGCGACGGGCTCGATCTGGCCGAAGCCGCGGGCGGAAAGATCCTCACGGGGTTCGGTTTGCAGATGCTCCCCTTTTGGGGCGGTCGGCTGCTCGACTACGCGGGCGGAGACATTTACGTCGATCTCTCGGGGCGGCGCTTCGTCGATGAGGCGCAGACCTGGAACCGCGTGGCCGAACACATCCTGCGTCTTCCCGAGCGCAAGTTCTGGGTCATCACGGACAGCCGCTCCTACAAGGGGGCAACCCTCGGCCTGAAGCTCATCAACGGGATCGTGCGCAAAGCGGGAAGCGTGCGCGAGATGGCTTCCGCCATGCGGGTTTCGGCCGCCGTGTTGGACGAGACGCTCACTGCCTACAACCGCGCCGCGCGGGAGGGGTTCGATCCGCAGACGGGAAAGCGCGTCTTCACGCAAACGATCGAAACGCCGCCTTTTTACTTCGGCGAAGAGCACATCTACGTTCATACGACGTTGGACGGCATCGCCTCCGACGTGAACGCCAACGTTCTCGATCGCTCGGGTGCCCCCGTCGAAGGCCTCTATGCGGCGGGCGAAGTCGCGGGCGGAATCTTCGGCACGGACCGACTCGGGGGCGCGGGGCTCACCAACTGCCTCGTCATGGGCCGACGGGCGGGTGCGGAGGCCGCAAGGCTCGCAAAGCGCGAAAAGACCGCATAA
- a CDS encoding response regulator transcription factor, whose amino-acid sequence MDIRPLVRLVDDDTDFRRSQELFLGMSGFEVRGYGSARELLDGDDFRRPGCLVLDIRMPVMTGLELQQALVDRGVTRDLPVVFLTGHGDLQAAVHTFKNGAFDFIEKKGDPMRLKEAVEKACVFSVAAYERADIVRRKRAAFDALTEREKDVLVPAARGKTNKEIAAALGIGVETVKMHRANAFGKLGLQGALEAYRWLEGLDGPGVDERKEASE is encoded by the coding sequence ATGGACATTCGACCGCTGGTTCGACTCGTCGACGACGATACGGACTTTCGTCGCAGTCAGGAGCTTTTTCTCGGCATGTCGGGGTTTGAGGTCCGCGGCTACGGGAGCGCTCGGGAGCTCCTCGACGGGGACGACTTTCGCCGTCCGGGGTGCCTCGTGCTCGACATCCGCATGCCCGTGATGACGGGGTTGGAACTCCAGCAGGCGCTTGTCGATCGGGGCGTCACGCGCGATTTGCCCGTCGTCTTTCTCACGGGGCACGGCGACCTTCAGGCAGCCGTCCATACGTTCAAAAACGGCGCCTTCGACTTCATCGAAAAGAAGGGCGATCCGATGCGCCTCAAGGAGGCGGTCGAAAAAGCCTGCGTCTTTTCGGTGGCGGCCTACGAGCGGGCCGACATCGTGCGGCGCAAACGCGCGGCCTTTGATGCGCTCACCGAGCGCGAAAAGGACGTGCTCGTCCCCGCCGCACGCGGAAAAACCAACAAGGAAATCGCCGCAGCGCTCGGGATCGGCGTCGAGACCGTGAAGATGCACCGCGCGAATGCCTTCGGAAAGCTCGGACTCCAAGGGGCGCTCGAAGCGTACCGGTGGCTCGAAGGATTGGACGGCCCGGGCGTCGACGAACGCAAGGAGGCCTCGGAATGA
- a CDS encoding molybdopterin-containing oxidoreductase family protein — MTVHLTRRALFESAALAALAPSASPVFAATDPKADDEWTGYTFCDSCNHGPHCGIKFHARGNTCHRIENWAENPNHFLCSKGWATLQRLYNPNRLLYPMKRTNPKGSKDPGWVRISWDEAYRTIASKMIATREKYGADSVMFYAGDPKEPRAPIQRLARYFGSSTWCTESSAACRSGCLLGETLDFGVENIGSAPGPKTKVFMICATNCWSKPIGWWNMVLAAKARGVKIITVDPRRTKAAEIADVHLQLKVGTDAALAAGITHVLIKENLYDRAFVEKWTHGFEAYAKYCEAFTPEKTAEITGVPAEKIVEAARLWAQGPGVYISTPQSLSHNSNGVQNTRALLMLIATMGYVDVEGGLPFPILPKGLLLHAFGLHEDMIDPAWWNDPERRRARLDSKAVPVWNYMMDQCSPNDFPEWVEEGKVKMFCGWGFNVNIWPQPETYRKAFEKLDFGFAADYFYRPASHDALDIILPAAINYERYAPFGAYGARVAARRPLKPLGEAKEDWRIALELGCIVDKPENFFEGDPVKCLDWILRKFDGCSWEKFETMLPKVGDLPSGVKGFKKYETGAMRPDGKPGFNTPSGKIEYESEILRKFGVDPLPTYKPMMPLTEEFPLRFINGTRKPYITHSKTRRDQPYLMEIEDRLTIDINPKDAEARGIREGDDVLLTSAFGGPVRARATVTILVPAGTIGGQYGWLGDMNTQTLMTREHRDPITGYPCYFEVPVNVKKA; from the coding sequence ATGACCGTTCATCTGACGCGCCGAGCGCTCTTCGAGTCCGCCGCACTCGCCGCGCTCGCCCCCTCGGCGTCCCCCGTTTTCGCCGCGACCGACCCCAAGGCCGACGACGAATGGACGGGCTACACGTTCTGCGACTCGTGCAACCACGGGCCGCACTGCGGCATCAAATTCCACGCCCGCGGCAACACCTGCCACCGCATCGAAAACTGGGCCGAAAACCCGAATCACTTCCTCTGCTCGAAGGGCTGGGCGACTCTGCAGCGCCTCTACAACCCGAATCGCCTGCTCTATCCCATGAAGCGCACGAACCCGAAGGGTTCGAAAGACCCGGGCTGGGTGCGCATCTCCTGGGACGAGGCCTACCGGACGATCGCCTCCAAGATGATCGCCACGCGCGAAAAGTACGGGGCCGACAGCGTCATGTTCTACGCGGGCGACCCCAAGGAGCCGCGCGCACCGATTCAGCGCCTTGCGCGCTACTTCGGCTCGTCGACCTGGTGCACCGAAAGTTCCGCCGCCTGCCGCTCGGGGTGCCTTCTCGGTGAAACGCTCGACTTCGGCGTCGAAAACATCGGTTCGGCGCCCGGCCCGAAGACCAAAGTCTTCATGATTTGCGCGACCAATTGCTGGAGCAAGCCGATCGGTTGGTGGAACATGGTGCTCGCCGCCAAGGCGCGCGGCGTGAAGATCATCACGGTCGATCCGCGCCGCACGAAAGCGGCCGAAATCGCCGACGTGCATCTGCAGCTCAAGGTCGGCACCGACGCCGCACTTGCCGCGGGGATCACGCACGTTCTCATCAAAGAAAACCTCTACGACCGCGCATTCGTCGAAAAGTGGACGCACGGGTTCGAAGCCTACGCGAAGTACTGCGAAGCCTTCACGCCCGAAAAGACCGCCGAAATCACGGGCGTGCCCGCGGAAAAGATCGTCGAAGCCGCACGCCTTTGGGCGCAGGGGCCGGGGGTCTACATCTCGACCCCGCAGTCGCTCTCGCACAATTCGAACGGCGTTCAAAATACGCGCGCCCTCTTGATGCTGATTGCCACGATGGGTTACGTCGACGTCGAAGGGGGGTTGCCCTTCCCGATTCTGCCCAAGGGTCTGCTGCTCCACGCCTTCGGGCTGCACGAAGACATGATCGACCCCGCCTGGTGGAACGATCCCGAACGCCGTCGCGCGCGCCTTGACAGCAAGGCCGTGCCGGTGTGGAACTACATGATGGACCAGTGCTCGCCCAACGACTTCCCCGAATGGGTCGAAGAGGGCAAGGTCAAAATGTTCTGCGGTTGGGGGTTCAATGTCAACATCTGGCCGCAGCCCGAGACCTACCGGAAAGCGTTCGAGAAGCTCGACTTCGGCTTTGCCGCGGACTACTTCTACCGTCCTGCAAGCCACGACGCGCTCGACATCATTTTGCCCGCGGCGATCAACTACGAACGCTACGCTCCGTTCGGCGCCTACGGCGCGCGCGTGGCGGCCCGCCGTCCGTTGAAGCCCTTGGGCGAAGCGAAGGAAGACTGGCGCATCGCGCTCGAACTCGGCTGCATCGTCGACAAGCCCGAGAACTTCTTCGAGGGCGACCCCGTGAAGTGCCTCGACTGGATCCTGCGCAAGTTCGACGGGTGCAGCTGGGAAAAGTTCGAAACCATGCTCCCGAAGGTGGGTGACCTTCCGAGCGGCGTCAAGGGCTTCAAGAAGTACGAAACGGGCGCCATGCGTCCGGACGGAAAACCGGGCTTCAACACCCCGTCGGGCAAAATCGAGTACGAAAGCGAGATTCTGCGCAAGTTCGGGGTCGACCCCCTGCCCACGTACAAACCGATGATGCCGCTCACGGAGGAATTTCCGCTGCGCTTCATCAACGGGACGCGCAAGCCCTACATCACGCACTCGAAGACGCGCCGCGACCAACCCTACCTCATGGAGATCGAGGATCGGCTCACGATCGACATCAACCCGAAGGATGCCGAAGCCCGCGGAATTCGCGAAGGGGACGACGTGCTCCTCACGAGCGCCTTCGGTGGCCCCGTGCGAGCGCGCGCCACGGTCACGATTCTCGTTCCCGCGGGGACGATCGGCGGTCAGTACGGATGGTTGGGCGACATGAACACGCAGACCCTCATGACGCGCGAGCACCGCGACCCGATCACTGGGTACCCCTGCTACTTCGAAGTACCAGTAAACGTTAAGAAGGCTTGA
- a CDS encoding FAD-dependent oxidoreductase produces MSTAIRKTALAVALTATLASFSAAAAPAFKAGTYTAQAQGIHGPVVVAVAFSKDRIESVKVVKQEETQGIGTRAVELLPSRIVDAQSSKVDVVTGATITSNAIRAAVADCVKQAGVDPETLVPVVVKKTAKNEELTTDVVIVGGGGAGMSATIRTRMNGLDAILVEKMPFIGGAASISGGQVVAQGSKLQKAFGSTEDSPESMIKDFQANGHNLNDLSKLSLYANNVGATIDWLHEKVGVKFVPNDLPFLAEYSHPRALEFQGGAGTMAQHLREVIASNGAKVLYQTRVKELLVENGAVTGVKAEDANGITYTIRAKKTLLTTGGYGNNKEMLSPELKTALYYGPVSSTGDGLKMAMGLDAKTQLLQYGKRYPNGIEVAPGIAKSTIYANVGAFDQAGILVDVDGKRFVNEKASNRHILDPMLQTKNKQAYVFMDQKSWEGFYKRLPETGVSHEDADKYLAENGKSLPLFAKGATIEEVAKIAGINAENLKATVARYNGFVKAKKDADFDRPAKYMAAEISAEGPYYIVEQKPRFATTMGGVCTDDHLNIVKKDGSAIPNLYAAGELVGGVMGDDSPAGANVGWALTSGRVAADAIAEAIKAGK; encoded by the coding sequence ATGTCTACCGCCATTCGCAAAACCGCTCTCGCGGTCGCCCTCACGGCGACGCTCGCGAGCTTCTCGGCCGCGGCCGCTCCCGCCTTCAAGGCGGGCACCTACACGGCCCAGGCTCAGGGCATTCACGGCCCCGTCGTCGTTGCAGTCGCCTTCTCGAAGGACCGCATCGAGTCCGTGAAGGTCGTGAAGCAGGAAGAAACCCAGGGGATCGGCACGCGTGCCGTCGAGCTCCTCCCCTCGCGCATCGTCGACGCCCAGTCCTCCAAGGTCGACGTCGTCACGGGCGCCACCATCACCTCGAACGCCATCCGCGCGGCGGTCGCCGACTGCGTGAAGCAGGCCGGGGTGGATCCCGAAACGCTCGTTCCCGTCGTCGTCAAGAAGACCGCGAAGAACGAAGAACTCACCACCGACGTCGTCATCGTGGGCGGTGGCGGCGCGGGCATGTCCGCAACGATTCGCACCCGCATGAACGGGCTCGACGCGATCCTCGTCGAAAAGATGCCGTTTATCGGCGGCGCCGCTTCGATTTCGGGCGGTCAGGTGGTCGCTCAAGGGTCGAAGCTTCAGAAGGCTTTCGGCTCCACGGAAGACAGTCCCGAATCGATGATCAAGGACTTTCAGGCGAACGGCCACAACTTGAACGACCTCTCGAAGTTGTCGCTTTACGCCAACAACGTGGGAGCTACGATCGACTGGCTCCATGAAAAGGTCGGTGTGAAGTTCGTTCCGAACGATCTTCCGTTCCTCGCCGAATACTCGCACCCGCGCGCTCTGGAATTCCAGGGCGGCGCGGGCACGATGGCGCAGCACCTCCGCGAAGTGATCGCCTCGAACGGCGCGAAGGTTCTCTACCAGACGCGCGTGAAGGAACTCCTCGTTGAAAACGGCGCCGTCACGGGCGTCAAGGCCGAAGACGCGAACGGCATCACCTACACGATCCGCGCGAAGAAGACGCTTCTTACGACGGGCGGCTACGGCAACAACAAGGAAATGCTCTCGCCCGAATTGAAGACGGCCCTCTACTACGGTCCCGTCTCGTCGACGGGCGACGGCCTCAAGATGGCCATGGGGCTTGATGCGAAGACGCAGCTCCTTCAGTACGGTAAGCGCTATCCGAACGGCATCGAAGTCGCCCCCGGCATCGCCAAGTCGACCATTTACGCGAACGTCGGCGCCTTCGATCAGGCGGGCATTCTCGTTGACGTCGACGGGAAGCGCTTCGTGAACGAAAAGGCCTCGAACCGTCACATCCTCGACCCGATGCTTCAGACGAAGAACAAACAGGCCTATGTATTTATGGACCAGAAGTCCTGGGAAGGCTTCTACAAGCGCCTCCCCGAAACGGGCGTTTCGCACGAAGACGCGGACAAGTACCTTGCTGAAAACGGGAAGTCGCTCCCGCTCTTTGCGAAGGGCGCCACGATCGAAGAAGTCGCCAAGATCGCCGGCATCAACGCCGAAAACCTCAAGGCCACGGTCGCGCGCTACAACGGCTTCGTGAAGGCGAAGAAGGACGCCGATTTCGACCGTCCCGCGAAGTACATGGCCGCGGAAATCTCGGCCGAAGGCCCCTACTACATCGTCGAACAGAAGCCCCGCTTTGCGACGACGATGGGCGGCGTCTGCACGGACGACCACCTCAACATCGTGAAGAAGGACGGCTCCGCGATCCCGAACCTCTACGCCGCGGGCGAACTCGTGGGCGGCGTGATGGGCGACGACTCGCCCGCGGGTGCCAACGTCGGCTGGGCTCTCACGTCGGGCCGCGTTGCCGCGGACGCGATCGCCGAAGCCATCAAGGCCGGTAAATAA
- a CDS encoding PhnD/SsuA/transferrin family substrate-binding protein, protein MAFQSDTPARGYPRKRPLDYRYAMSGKPPKFVRRAARAFVVLLALVAFAPSPALVFASSASMPTPTSTDSASISAPTSAPDLVTSASHVAGTFGKAANDASDPRPMLTVALLDTLINPFDSFDLYRTIRHLEKALPQYRWRTMTVSAAEARETIERDRPDFLFAPSGFVVTVGVEQSISAFRIATRKTRLADKAEASVGSAFVVRTSDGFRTLEALRGRAAGASLPSGVESWLAAAGEIAETGADPERFFSRVDFRNNAYPDVISSLLAGKIDVAVLPACLLETLVSQGLADGSDLTVVHEKSGGLDCRHSTALYPDVSLLAMVWAPERAVRDVTVELLSLAPSDDGFEWLTNVSFASVRSLMYRLQVGPYAYLRDMSFSGIVSRWKKEILAALALLLLLVANEFRLQALVRRRTQELRDAALEQRKTAEEAAKARARLALFERRSVAQQMSGMIAHEVNGPIGAVRTYGVVLKMAAVALRKGRETGDIEAVRRYEAALEEAASGIEHEAVRIADIVARVRAHAKHEAGRREPCAIATIVEKSLRVLGTECGPEDAACIDVTIEPGLTVSGDALELEILVLNLLRNALRVAGELPAGTSEPERRVSVRARRVETNTIRLEVANPCPNLSDRLVERLNRRTTELSVEICDESDGADTTAGSDARATPAQRGLGLGLSICRGIAESHCAALRFERRDDRVVAVVEFAALRAPSP, encoded by the coding sequence ATGGCTTTTCAGTCGGATACCCCCGCGCGGGGGTACCCGCGAAAACGTCCCCTCGACTACCGTTACGCCATGTCCGGAAAGCCCCCGAAATTCGTTCGTCGTGCGGCGCGTGCGTTCGTTGTGCTTCTTGCACTCGTTGCGTTCGCGCCTTCGCCCGCGCTCGTCTTCGCGAGCTCGGCTTCGATGCCGACGCCGACGTCGACGGATTCGGCTTCGATTTCGGCCCCGACCTCAGCCCCTGATCTGGTGACGAGCGCGTCGCACGTTGCGGGGACCTTCGGAAAGGCGGCGAACGACGCCTCGGACCCGCGACCGATGCTTACGGTGGCGCTCCTCGATACGCTCATCAATCCTTTTGACAGCTTCGACCTCTACCGCACGATCCGACACCTCGAAAAGGCGTTGCCGCAGTACCGCTGGCGCACGATGACCGTTTCGGCCGCGGAGGCCCGGGAAACGATCGAGCGCGACAGGCCCGACTTCCTTTTCGCCCCTTCGGGTTTCGTCGTCACGGTCGGCGTCGAGCAAAGCATCTCGGCCTTCCGGATCGCCACGCGCAAAACCCGCTTGGCCGACAAAGCGGAAGCGTCCGTAGGGAGCGCTTTCGTCGTGCGCACGTCGGACGGCTTCCGCACGCTCGAAGCGTTGCGCGGCAGAGCGGCGGGGGCGAGCCTGCCGTCGGGCGTTGAAAGCTGGCTTGCCGCAGCGGGCGAAATCGCGGAGACGGGAGCGGACCCCGAGCGGTTTTTCTCCCGCGTCGACTTTCGCAACAACGCCTACCCGGACGTGATTTCGTCGCTTCTGGCGGGAAAAATCGACGTGGCCGTGCTGCCCGCTTGTTTGTTGGAGACGCTTGTCTCGCAGGGCCTTGCGGACGGGTCGGACCTCACGGTCGTGCACGAGAAATCGGGGGGACTTGACTGCCGCCATTCGACGGCGCTCTACCCCGACGTGAGTTTGCTCGCCATGGTCTGGGCGCCGGAGCGGGCGGTGCGCGACGTGACCGTTGAACTTCTGAGCCTTGCGCCTTCGGACGACGGGTTCGAATGGCTCACGAACGTTTCCTTTGCGAGCGTACGAAGCCTTATGTACCGGCTTCAGGTCGGCCCCTACGCGTACCTGCGCGACATGAGCTTTTCGGGGATCGTTTCGCGGTGGAAAAAGGAGATCCTGGCGGCATTGGCGCTCCTTTTGCTGCTTGTTGCGAACGAATTTCGCTTGCAGGCGCTCGTTCGGCGCCGTACGCAGGAGTTGCGCGACGCCGCTCTGGAGCAACGCAAAACGGCCGAGGAAGCCGCGAAAGCCCGAGCGCGCCTCGCGCTCTTCGAGCGGCGCTCGGTGGCGCAGCAAATGTCGGGCATGATCGCCCACGAAGTGAACGGTCCGATCGGAGCCGTGCGCACGTACGGGGTCGTTCTCAAAATGGCCGCGGTGGCGCTTCGAAAAGGGCGCGAAACGGGGGACATCGAGGCGGTGCGCCGCTACGAGGCCGCCCTTGAAGAGGCGGCTTCGGGAATCGAACACGAAGCCGTGCGCATCGCCGACATCGTCGCGCGCGTGCGCGCTCACGCCAAGCACGAAGCCGGCCGTCGCGAACCCTGCGCGATCGCGACGATCGTGGAAAAGAGTCTGCGCGTACTCGGGACGGAATGCGGACCGGAAGACGCCGCGTGCATCGACGTGACGATCGAGCCGGGTCTCACGGTGTCGGGCGACGCGCTCGAACTCGAGATCCTCGTTCTCAATCTTCTTCGCAACGCCCTACGCGTTGCTGGCGAGTTGCCCGCGGGGACGTCGGAACCCGAGCGGCGCGTTTCGGTTCGCGCCCGACGCGTCGAAACGAATACGATTCGGCTGGAGGTCGCGAACCCGTGCCCGAACCTCTCCGACCGACTCGTCGAACGCCTCAATCGGAGAACGACGGAACTGTCGGTCGAGATCTGCGATGAGAGCGACGGAGCCGACACGACGGCCGGGTCGGACGCCCGAGCGACTCCGGCGCAGCGCGGGCTCGGCCTCGGCTTGAGCATCTGTCGCGGCATTGCCGAAAGTCATTGCGCCGCTCTGCGTTTCGAACGGCGGGACGACAGGGTCGTCGCCGTCGTGGAGTTCGCCGCGCTTCGCGCGCCATCGCCCTAA
- the aroD gene encoding type I 3-dehydroquinate dehydratase — MNRRQWLKIGAASLAGAAATARASVTDAFSTVTMPVDTMNHVPGWMPDAFKPLELKGRMIGEGRPKLIAPTTAKTPEDFVKTVKTLAARPELDMIEARLDYLGNLKPDEFARLTREAYEASGDKILLVTLRNGTDGGPINFDDATYEAVYSAVIASGRADVLDFEIFRDAAMTSRLIEAAHAKGIKVILSDHEFKFMPEEDEIIRRLILEDRMGADILKIAVMAHSPEDALKLMSATAKVRRLHSNKPMLTMAMGKWGVLTRITGEGFGSDLTFASVGGKASAPGQIPSEECLQVLETLHKAMNP; from the coding sequence ATGAACCGTCGTCAATGGCTCAAAATCGGCGCCGCTTCCCTTGCGGGCGCCGCCGCCACCGCCCGCGCGAGCGTGACGGACGCTTTCTCGACCGTCACGATGCCCGTCGACACCATGAACCACGTCCCGGGCTGGATGCCCGACGCCTTCAAGCCCCTGGAACTCAAGGGGCGCATGATCGGCGAAGGCCGCCCGAAGCTCATCGCCCCGACCACGGCGAAGACGCCCGAAGACTTCGTTAAGACCGTGAAGACGCTTGCCGCGCGTCCGGAACTCGACATGATCGAAGCGCGTCTCGACTACCTCGGGAACCTGAAGCCCGACGAGTTTGCCCGACTCACGCGCGAAGCCTACGAAGCAAGCGGCGACAAGATCCTTCTCGTGACGCTTCGAAACGGCACCGACGGCGGTCCCATCAATTTCGACGACGCGACCTACGAAGCCGTCTACTCGGCCGTGATCGCTTCGGGTCGGGCCGACGTCCTCGACTTCGAAATTTTCCGCGACGCCGCGATGACCTCCCGTCTGATCGAAGCCGCGCACGCCAAGGGCATCAAGGTGATTCTTTCCGACCATGAATTCAAATTCATGCCGGAAGAAGACGAAATCATCCGCCGCCTCATCCTAGAAGACCGCATGGGCGCGGACATTCTCAAGATCGCCGTCATGGCGCACTCGCCCGAAGACGCCCTGAAGCTCATGAGCGCGACGGCCAAGGTGCGGCGCCTCCACAGCAACAAGCCCATGCTCACCATGGCGATGGGCAAATGGGGCGTTCTCACCCGCATTACGGGCGAAGGCTTCGGGTCCGACCTCACGTTCGCAAGCGTCGGCGGCAAGGCGAGCGCCCCGGGCCAGATTCCGTCGGAAGAGTGCCTCCAGGTTCTCGAAACGCTTCACAAGGCGATGAACCCCTGA
- a CDS encoding 4Fe-4S dicluster domain-containing protein — MSKLGIIVNADRCMGCHTCFTACKEENQLAPGVKWNHLERTEHPVAGVIDYFRVSCMHCDDPACMKVCPAKAIHKGPHGEVLVDQTKCIGCRMCLAACPYGAPKFSDPAVTSYFGEKEPLARVDVRPENVRVAGKAEHCTLCTHRTSRNELPACVAACPAHALVLVDYENPTPEAAALIERAQAIDEAKGTHPKIRFVSSHTDFRKLSVKA; from the coding sequence ATGAGCAAACTCGGCATAATCGTCAATGCGGACCGTTGCATGGGCTGCCACACGTGCTTTACGGCCTGCAAGGAAGAAAACCAGCTCGCCCCGGGCGTCAAGTGGAACCATCTCGAACGCACGGAACATCCCGTCGCGGGCGTGATCGACTACTTCCGCGTCTCCTGCATGCACTGCGACGACCCCGCATGCATGAAGGTCTGTCCGGCCAAAGCGATTCACAAGGGGCCGCACGGCGAAGTGCTCGTCGACCAAACGAAGTGCATCGGCTGCCGCATGTGCCTCGCGGCCTGTCCCTACGGGGCTCCGAAATTCTCGGACCCCGCGGTGACGAGCTACTTCGGCGAGAAGGAGCCGCTCGCGCGCGTCGACGTGCGGCCGGAAAACGTGCGTGTGGCGGGAAAAGCCGAACACTGCACGCTCTGCACGCACCGCACGAGTCGCAACGAACTTCCCGCCTGCGTGGCCGCCTGTCCGGCCCACGCGCTCGTTCTCGTCGACTACGAGAACCCGACGCCCGAAGCCGCCGCGCTCATCGAGCGCGCGCAGGCGATCGACGAAGCCAAGGGAACGCACCCGAAGATTCGCTTCGTCTCGAGCCACACGGACTTCCGGAAGCTCAGCGTCAAGGCCTGA